The following coding sequences lie in one Zingiber officinale cultivar Zhangliang chromosome 2B, Zo_v1.1, whole genome shotgun sequence genomic window:
- the LOC122049202 gene encoding 14 kDa proline-rich protein DC2.15-like: protein MASTKPAVSGATAAALFLLLNLLCSATACGTTSCPTPRPPNPRPSPGGKCPVDTLKLAACANVLNGLITVGVGKFPKQPCECCTLLDGLLDLEAAVCLCTAVRANVLGIHLNVPIDLSLVLNYCGKKTPKAFQCP, encoded by the coding sequence ATGGCATCCACTAAGCCTGCCGTCTCCGGCGCCACCGCAGCCGCCCTGTTTCTGCTGCTCAACCTCCTCTGCTCCGCCACGGCCTGCGGCACGACCAGCTGCCCCACCCCGAGGCCGCCAAACCCGAGGCCGTCGCCCGGCGGGAAGTGCCCGGTGGACACGCTGAAGCTGGCGGCGTGCGCCAACGTGCTCAACGGCCTCATCACCGTCGGCGTCGGTAAGTTCCCCAAGCAGCCCTGCGAGTGCTGCACGCTCCTCGACGGGCTCCTTGACCTCGAGGCCGCCGTCTGCCTCTGCACCGCCGTCAGGGCCAACGTCCTCGGCATCCACCTCAACGTCCCGATCGACCTCAGCCTCGTCCTCAACTACTGCGGAAAGAAGACCCCTAAAGCCTTCCAATGCCCTTAA